One window from the genome of Diospyros lotus cultivar Yz01 chromosome 11, ASM1463336v1, whole genome shotgun sequence encodes:
- the LOC127812592 gene encoding uncharacterized protein LOC127812592 isoform X2 encodes MSNLPKHDLKQERAQKNTDSRAKRKWESRNGSRSTARHHVVRGANLDAPTGHIETWHLRHWHFEHGWSSPELEAKYEQMMQLRRDNPPNKMTDKDILEKVLG; translated from the exons gAACGAGCACAGAAGAATACTGACTCTCGTGCAAAACGAAAGTGGGAATCTAGAAATGGTTCAAGGAGTACAGCGCGTCATCACGTTGTTCGTGGAGCTAACTTAGATGCCCCGACAGGACATATTGAGACTTGGCATCTTCGACATTGGCATTTCGAACACGGTTGGTCATCTCCAGAATTAGAGGCTAAATAT GAACAAATGATGCAGTTAAGGCGAGATAATCCTCCAAATAAAATGACTGATAAGGATATTTTAGAAAAGGTCCTTGGATGA